The nucleotide sequence TATTTGCCGCAATGTCTTTTATGAACAGAGATAGAGGAGCTGCCAGCAAAGAAGCGATTGTGCCCATTGCAATTAGCACATCCATATTGGCACTGCCGCTTTTAACTGATTTGTAGGCAGATAGATATACGCTTCTTGCCGGGAAAATCATCGCCAGCAAACTTAATATCACCATCAGCCAGGCATCTATCTGTTCGCTAAAAATTGCTCTTCCCAAAAGCATATCGGGAATCATTAACACTAAGACCAAAGCGGTAATCAACCAGGAAAGCCCCATTTTCTTTTTTGCTGTCTGCATTTGGCGGATTTGCTCCAGTTCTTTATCTGCTTCTGTCTCTTTCACATTAAAGCCAATTTTTTCAATTGCCTGCTTAAAATCAGCAAGCGTTAATTGCTTGTCATCGTAAACAATGTATGCTTCTTCCAGAGCGAGATTTACATTTGCCTCGCTAACACCTTTCAGTTGTGATAGTGTTTTTTCAGCTCGCGCACTGCAAGCAGCGCAATGCATTCCTTCAATACCAAGAGTGATTTTCCTTTGCATAATTTTTCATCCTTTTGCTGCTAATTTCCACCTTAATGATATGATATTCCAAAACTGAATATAAGCAAAGAAAACTCTTTACCGCTATTCTTTCGTTTTACATTACCCGGTAACAGTAAAAAAACCCTTTCCCGAAACTTATTAATGCTGTATATTTGAATAGAGTTAGCTGTTTTCCATTCTCCATTCTCAATTGTTCACCCTTCACCGTTCACCTTTCACCGTTCACCGTTCACCGTTCACCCTTCACCTTTCACCGTTAACCTTTCTATAAACTGACACCCAAAGCTGCAAGTTGTGACACAAGGGGAAAGTGGAGATAAGGCTTTGATTGGTGGAGAGATACGATGGACTGGCTTTGGAAATGTCCAAGCGCCTATTTGGACGTTTTTGGACTGTTTGCTGACACTATTACTGCAAATTAGCGAGGCGTTTGGACAGGCTTTGGAAAGAGCAGTTGGGAAAATGGAACTTTGAAATTAGAAAAAGCGCAATTGGAGTGCGATTGTGCCGATCAGGAAAGCTCCGTAATTCCAATCCGAGTCTAAAACCAGAACCGGATAGTCTATATTAAATGGTTGGAGGATAATCTGTTGCCTGTGGTGGTCGATCTGCACCTTCTTGATGGTGAGACCATCGTCAGTCCTTACAACTGCAATTTTGCCATCGGCATTTTCCCAGCTTAGATCGCTCTTGATGACCACAATGTCCTGATGCTGGATTACGGGCTCCATGCTCTGCCCATTTACTTGAAAGACAGTGTATTGCTTGGGGTTCCCGGGTAGGAATGAGACAGGCAATTGGATCTGACCCACCTGACTCCACTCGTCCTTGATCTCCATCGGAGGTCCG is from Candidatus Cloacimonas sp. and encodes:
- a CDS encoding S24 family peptidase; this encodes EFLEALSKDQINLHWLFTGSGSMYAKDEFQELIQSNPAPTNQTNADNSISTIISPILHPITNQDFDPTRSITFPIVGEIAAGPPMEIKDEWSQVGQIQLPVSFLPGNPKQYTVFQVNGQSMEPVIQHQDIVVIKSDLSWENADGKIAVVRTDDGLTIKKVQIDHHRQQIILQPFNIDYPVLVLDSDWNYGAFLIGTIALQLRFF